One Pocillopora verrucosa isolate sample1 chromosome 10, ASM3666991v2, whole genome shotgun sequence genomic window carries:
- the LOC136283726 gene encoding tetratricopeptide repeat protein 28-like, with product MLYKLGENLKAKEYVGRALAITTEIGDRSGEASCYGTLGAVFKSLGQYDKAKEYLQKALVITNEIGDKKGEAICYGNLGTVFQSLGQYDKAKEYHQKALVITNEIGDKKGEASCYGNLGTVFQSLCQYDKAKEYHQKALVIRTEIGDREGEATDYGNLGTLFQSLGQYDKAKKYLQKELVITTEIGDKKGEASCYGNLGTVFQSLDQYDKAKEYHQKALVIRTEIGDREGEATDYGNLGTVFQSLGQYDKAKEYHQKALVIRTEIGDRKGEATDYGNLGTVFQSLGQYDKAKEYLQKKLVITTEIGDKKGEASCYGNLGTVFKSLGQYDKAKEYHQKALVIRTEIGDRKGEASDYGNLGTVFESLGQYDKAKEYLQKALVIRTEIGDRKGEASDYGNQGTVFKSLGQYDKAKEYHQKALVIATEIGDRKGEATDYGNLGTLFQSLGQHDKAKEYHQKALVITNEIGDKKVEAACYGNLGTVFQSLGQYDKAKEYHQKALVIRTEIGDREGEASDYGNLGIVFKSLGQYDKAKQYLQKALVITTEIGDKEGEAVHLKNLGEVSRTVGDYEASEVCLEKALFISRDIGAGRREFEILRGYAILYFSQNKIKDSLSCLHLCIEKYEELRYFLGANDEFKTSLLEHSGIFPYKLLCALLCDTGNARDALYVEELGRARGLSDLMAEKYSVETHIFANPQSWFGIENILRKKNNCTCLYISYFQNLLHLWILKTSGVLHFRRISVEENLVQAGLPKYLSLSQFLDDNFRGLGILPTKDCEDRSLNTNRVQPLSPAQKSSGRLRLVEEDEDKEVISSLSLCYKMFIAPVYDLLEGPEVIIVPDRSLYKVPFAALSEKEGAEYLSETHRIRLIPSLTTLKIIQDSPEGYHSNTGALIIGNPKVNWLPSLPFARKEAEMVGRLMRVPPLVKEKATKQAVLERIGSVSLIHFAAHGNAQRGEIALSPIPIPNSQNAIPPQEAYMLTMADVSRVKVRAKLVVLSCCHSGRGEITAEGVIGIARAFLGSGARSVLVALWAIPDLATEQLMNRFYKHLAEGESASESLHQAMKWMRKNGRNKMSEWASFTLIGDDVRLEFDKQRKEDENISKETDLRDF from the exons atgctttataaacttggTGAAAACCTAAAAGCGAAAGAATATGTTGGGAGGGCCCTTGCCATaacaacagaaattggcgacagaagcggAGAAGCATCCTGTTACGGGAccctaggtgctgtgtttaagtcgcttggccaatacgacaaggctaaagagtatctccaaaaagcgctcgtcatcacAAATGAAATTGGCGACAAGAAAGGGGAAGCAatatgttatggaaacctaggtactgtgtttcagtcgcttggccaatacgacaaggctaaagagtatcaccaaaaagcgcttgtcattacaaatgaaattggcgacaagaaaggggaagcatcatgttatggaaacctaggtactgtgtttcagtcgctttgccaatacgacaaggctaaagagtatcaccaaaaagcgcttgtcatcagaactgaaattggcgacagagaaggggaggcaactgactacggaaacctaggtactttgtttcagtcgcttggccaatatgacaaggccaaaaagtatctccaaaaagaacttgtcatcacaactgaaatcgGCGACAagaaaggggaagcatcatgttatggaaacctaggtactgtgtttcagtcgcttgaccaatacgacaaggctaaagagtatcaccaaaaagcgcttgtcatcagaactgaaattggcgacagagaaggggaggcaactgactacggaaaccttggtactgtgtttcagtcgcttggccaatatgacaaggctaaagagtatcaccaaaaagcgcttgtcatcagaactgaaattggcgacagaaaaggggaggcaactgactacggaaacctaggtactgtgtttcagtcgcttggccaatatgacaaggctaaagagtatctccaaaaaaaacttgtcatcacaactgaaatcgGCGACAagaaaggggaagcatcatgttatggaaacctaggtactgtgtttaagtcgcttggccaatacgacaaggctaaagagtatcatcaaaaagcgcttgtcatcagaactgaaattggcgacagaaaaggggaggcaagtgactacggaaacctaggtactgtgtttgagtcgcttggccaatacgacaaggctaaagagtatctccaaaaagcgcttgtcatcagaactgaaattggcgacagaaaaggggaggcaagTGACTACGGAAACcaaggtactgtgtttaagtcgcttggccaatacgacaaggctaaagagtatcaccaaaaagcgcttgtcatcgcaactgaaattggcgacagaaaaggggaggcaactgactatggaaacctaggtactttgtttcagtcgcttggccaacacgacaaggctaaagagtatcatcaaaaagcacttgtcatcacaaATGAAATTGGCGACAAGAAAGTGGAAGCagcatgttatggaaacctaggtactgtgtttcagtcgcttggccaatacgacaaggctaaagagtatcaccaaaaagcgcttgtcatcagaactgaaattggcgacagagaaggggaggcaagtgactatggaaacctaggtattgtgtttaagtcgcttggccaatacgacaaggctaaacagtatcttcaaaaagcgcttgtcatcacaactgaaattggtgataagGAAGGGGAAGCAGTACATCTTAAAAACCTTGGAGAAGTGTCTAGAACTGTTGGTGATtatgaagcttcggaagtatgtTTGGAGAAAGCTCTATTtatatccagagatattggagcTGGAAGAAGAGAGTTCGAAATCCTTCGAGGGtacgccattttgtatttttctcaaaataaaatcaaagactctcTGTCATGTCTTCATCTGTgtattgaaaagtatgaggagctgagatattttttgggcgccaatgatgagttcaaaacatcattgcTGGAGcactcaggaatatttccctacaagctgctttgtgCTTTGCTCtgtgacaccggaaatgctcgggatgctctctatgttgaggagttgggtcgagctagaggcctatcagacttaatggcagagaagtactcggttgaaacgcacatctttgctaatccacaatcttggtttggcattgagaacattttaagaaagaaaaataactgtacttgtctgtacatttcttattttcagaatcttctgcatttgtggatcttgaaaacaagtggagtccttcactttagaagaatatcagtagaagagaatctagttcaggctgggttgcccaaatatttgtctttgagtcaatttttggatgataatttccggggtcttggtattttgcccactaaagattgtgaagatcggtctttaaatactAATAGAgtgcaacctctctcccccgcaCAAAAGAGCTCAGGAAGATTGCGACTCGTCGAGGAGGACGAGGATAAGGAagtcatttcaagtctatctttgtgttacaaaatgtttattgctcccgtttatgatttgctggAGGGGCCTGAAGTCATCATcgttcctgaccgcagtttgtacaaagttccaTTTGCTGCgctgagtgaaaaggagggagccgaatacctctcggagactcataggatccgtctcattccttctttgacaacactcaagattattcaagatagtccagagggCTATCACAGtaacactggtgccttgataataggcaatcccaaggttaaTTGGCTGCCGTCATTGCCAtttgcaagaaaggaagcggagatggttgGACGACTGATGCGTGTTCCGCCTCTAGTaaaagagaaagcaacgaagcaggcggtgcttgagcggataggttcagtgagcctgatacattttgctgcccatggtaacgcacaaagaggagaaattgccctctcccccattcctaTTCCCAACAGTCAAAATGCTATCCCACcacaggaagcttacatgttgacgatggctgatgtctcacgagtgaaagtcagagctaaactggtggtacttagctgctgtcacagtggaagagGTGAGATAAcagccgagggagttataggaattgcccgtgcgttcttaggatctggtgctcgctcggtgttagtTGCActgtgggccattccagactTAGCAACGGAGCAGCTGATGAATCGGTTCTACAAACACCTTgctgaaggagaaagtgccagtgaatcccttcatcaggccatgaagtggatgagaaaaaacggcaGGAACAAAatgtctgagtgggcttcgtttacgctgattggagatgatgtgaggctcgagtttgacaagcagag GAAAGAGGATGAGAATATCTCGAAGGAAACAGACCTTAGAGACTTTTAA
- the LOC136283990 gene encoding uncharacterized protein has product MDTRVQTQLPIKLHVEFAANAVAQMNTKQLADRNREYATQAATRRRNVQWHYIFQGSDKENLFNNQELFCWTTTPRDDWCANGWFLTDFSQHVKFWYTWCLRLIVSLWVDVSQVV; this is encoded by the exons ATGGATACCAGGGTGCAAACCCAACTGCCAATCAAGTTACATGTAG AATTTGCTGCAAATGCTGTAGCACAAATGAACACCAAACAGCTAGCTGATAGGAACAGAG aatACGCTACACAGGCAGCAACGAGGAGAAGAAATGTACAATGGCACT ACATTTTCcagggttctgacaaggagaatttgttcaacaatcaagagctgttCTGTTGGACCACTACTCCCAGAGACGATTGGTGTGCCAACGGGTGGTTTCTTACGGATTTTAGTCAGCATGTAAAATTCTGGTATACGTGGTGTTTAAGGCTAATTGTGAGTCTTTGGGTTGATGTGTCCCAAGTAGTGTAG